Proteins from one Candidatus Desulfovibrio trichonymphae genomic window:
- a CDS encoding glycosyltransferase — MVKNTDASTKLNILFFMEDLCYGGTQRQTLELACRLDRKNFTPAMLTLTGPTDMDEAAREVDIVVHHLGRSRKPAPLFFLRLCRALQERKPDILVPCTALPNIWGRIWGRLLRVPVVVGTCRGGGSPARQYERLLWRLTHHLICNSAAVYQKLQGIGVPVRHVSCVANGVDVDHFVPGAVPPSGREPVILCVARLVRDKDHLTLLRAFAQLLQTQPKARLRIVGDGGEAATLRAWAERHAAGARVDFFPGSADMRGHYAAARVFALSSVREGQPNVILEAMSCGLSVCATAVGGIPALVQENVNGLLSPAGDAASLARNCVRLLADPSLCDVMGRAGRELVVRNFSFTAMVEAHQRIFVRLWEAYGQG, encoded by the coding sequence ATGGTTAAAAATACAGATGCGTCAACAAAGCTGAACATTCTTTTTTTTATGGAAGACCTTTGCTACGGGGGCACGCAACGCCAGACCCTGGAACTGGCCTGCCGGCTGGACAGGAAGAATTTCACCCCGGCAATGCTGACGCTCACCGGCCCGACAGATATGGACGAGGCTGCCCGTGAGGTCGACATTGTCGTGCATCATCTCGGCAGGAGCCGGAAGCCCGCACCGTTGTTTTTTCTGCGTCTTTGCAGGGCGTTGCAAGAGCGCAAGCCGGATATTCTGGTTCCCTGTACAGCCCTGCCCAATATATGGGGAAGGATCTGGGGGCGCCTTTTGCGTGTGCCGGTTGTTGTCGGCACATGTCGGGGAGGCGGCAGTCCGGCGCGCCAGTACGAGCGGCTGCTCTGGCGGCTGACGCATCATTTAATTTGTAATTCAGCAGCAGTATATCAAAAACTTCAAGGCATTGGCGTTCCTGTGCGGCATGTCAGCTGTGTCGCGAACGGAGTGGACGTTGACCATTTTGTTCCGGGCGCTGTTCCTCCTTCCGGGCGTGAGCCTGTAATTTTGTGTGTGGCGCGTCTGGTGCGCGACAAAGATCATCTGACATTGTTGCGGGCTTTTGCGCAGCTTTTGCAGACACAGCCCAAGGCGCGTCTGCGCATTGTGGGGGACGGCGGGGAAGCCGCAACGCTCCGCGCTTGGGCTGAACGCCATGCGGCAGGCGCACGGGTTGATTTTTTCCCTGGCAGTGCGGATATGCGCGGGCATTATGCGGCGGCCCGCGTGTTTGCACTCTCTTCTGTGCGGGAAGGTCAGCCCAACGTGATTCTGGAGGCAATGTCATGCGGCCTGTCTGTCTGCGCGACGGCGGTGGGCGGCATCCCCGCGCTGGTTCAGGAGAATGTGAACGGTCTGCTCTCGCCTGCCGGCGACGCGGCGTCGTTGGCTCGCAATTGTGTGCGTCTGCTCGCCGACCCGTCGCTGTGTGACGTGATGGGCCGTGCGGGCAGAGAACTTGTGGTGCGGAATTTTTCCTTTACAGCCATGGTTGAGGCGCATCAGCGGATTTTTGTCCGGTTGTGGGAAGCGTATGGACAAGGTTAG